The region TAGCGCAGTACTGGAGGTGTACTTGTGAGATTTGCAAAGTTACCTTCTTTACCTATAAAAATTTCGTAAGTCATTTTGCCGGCTGGGGGAAGATTCGGAAGATAGGCAACCAGGTCAACACCTTCGCGGACCATCGGGAGCTTTTCTGACCAATCGTCATTACTTCTGAAACGTTTAAACCTGTATTGTCCTTCTATTTCAGGGTTTTCGGCTTTTACTTTTACCGCAGCATCTGTATCACCTTCCCATGTTCTTATCAGTCGGTATTTTATTTCATCCTGACCAACTTGAAGTTTTCCCCTGACCGGGTATGTAGGTCCGGTACCCCGCTGATGAATGGCGGCGCCTGCCATTAATAGGAATGAAAGTATCCAGAATATTGTTGATTTAAGACGGTAACTCATTGTAATTTTGATTTTTGCATTATTAATTATTACAGTAGATATTAATTTCCATTATTTTTGATCATTGATTAAAACGCAGAACTCCTGTTTTCGTTCAACAAGTCATACATTAATTGATGCAATTTAGTGCGGAGGTTCAATTGAGAGATTTTACGATTATTGGCATCCGGATGCACCCGGTTGGAAAGAAAAATATAAAGTAAACCATTAGAAGGATCAGCCCATGCATATGTGCCGGTGAAACCCGAATGGCCATAACTTTGGTTAGTAGCCCCCTGGCAGGTAGGTCCGGATGAATCATATTTAGGTAAAGGCTTATCAAAGCCCAACCCACGACGATTTGATTCACCAGGATATTGTGTTCGGGTGAATTCCTTTACAGTTTTAGGAGCAATATATTGTCTTCCGCCATAATAGCCATTTTGCAAAAACATCTGCATGATGACAGCCAAATCATTTGCATCAGCGAAAAGTCCGGAATGGCCGGCTACTCCTCCAAGCATGGCAGCTGCAGGGTCGTGCACAAACCCATGCACCAGTTGCTTCCGGAAAACTGTATCCCATTCTGTGGGAGTAATCCTGTGAAGTGGGAACCGTTTTGCTGGATTGAATCCCATCGTTGTCAGTCCCATGGGTTTAAAAAAAGTATTCATCGAGAAATCTTCAAAAGGTTGGCCGGTAATCCCTTCAATCGCATCATAAATCAGAATTAGCCCGAGATCGCTGTATTTAAATTCTTTCTTTTTCAAAAGCGCTGATTTAACGATGGTATCAAATAAAATAGTCCGGTAGTTATCATGAATATAAAATTCGCTGGCTACCTGTGTGGAATATCCCGGTTGAAGGGTATTTGAATAGATGGTGGAGTCGGGTTTAAAGTCAACGATTGTATTTTTATAAAATGGGATCCATGGTTTCAACATCGCCTGGTGAGCAAGAATTTCGCGAATGACAAGGGCTTCTTTATTGGTGTTGATCAGATAGGGCAGATAACCCGAAAGCTGCATATCAATATCGAAAACACCCTTATCGGAAAGATACATAATGGCCGGAGTAGTGGCTGCAATTTTGGTGATGGAAGCCAGGTCGTACAAGTCATCGGTTTTGACAGGTTGCAACTTCTCGTAAGTATGGTAGCCAAATGATTTGTAATAAAAAACCTTTCCGTCTTTTGCGAAAAGAACCTGGCAACCGGGAAAAGCTCCTTTTTTAATCCCCTGTTCGATGAGACGAGAAATAGTATCAAGTTTTGACGAAGGAATGCCAATTTCTTCAGGGATTGTATATTTCAATCTGCCAATTGAATGAGTATCAATGCCGGCTCCGGCTCTGAATGAAGGTGAAGCAGTAACAGGAAGGCGGCCTCCGCCACTGATTGCTCCGAAAATAATTTGGGCGCTGATATCTTTGGCTGCCGGTTGGTCTTCGTAGGAAAGAACAATAGCATCAATCCACTGATGATCATTGAAATATAAAAGAGAGTAAGGACTTCCGAAGATGTCGAGTATCAGTTTGCCCTGGTGGTTTTTAAGTTTGTCGATTACTTCGAGAGCTGATTTTTTTATCCCATAATTTCTGCTCAGATAGTTACTTGTATTTTCGATCCCTACAATGACCAGGTTGTAGTCTTCCAGTTTTGACAGGAGTTCATCAGTTGAACTTTTGTCAGGATCTGAAGGCAGGTTGAAATGATCAATAGGGGCATAGAATTCAAGCCGCTCCTGAAAAGGGCTTATCTTCGAACTACCAATGACCAGTGATGCAATTTTTAAAGTATCGAGATGGGTGAGGGGGATAAGGTCTGCATCATTTTTGACAATTGTTATTGCTTTTTCAAATACCTGGCGAATAACCAAATCGTTATTTCGCGTATTCAGATCGGCGGATAGATTCTTCAGGTCCACCGGAATTTCATCAGCAAGTCCTGCCTGGTATTTGTAAGTCAATACTTTTCGGCATCGTTGGTTGATTTCTTCTTCATCAATTTTTCCATCAGCAACTGCCTGCCTGATCTTTTGCAATGCAAGCGGAATGTTAAGTGGCAAAAGGAGAATGTCGTTCCCTGCAAGGAGCGCCATCAGTTCAATGTCTCCTGATTTGTGATAGTTGGTCACCCCTTCCATGTCCAGTGCGTCGGTAATTGAAAGTCCTTCAAAAGCCATGCGGGTTTTCAGCAGGTTATTCACAGCTTTTGGTGATAGCGAGGTGGCCAGGTTTTTGGTATTGTCGATGGCAGGGATAAAAAGATGAGCGATCATGATGGCGCCAACGTTATTCTCAATGGCCACTCTGAAGGGGTGAACGTCCGTTGTATCAATTTGCTCAAATGTGTGATTGAGCAAGGGTAACGTGTAATGTGAATCACTGTCCGTGTCGCCATGTCCGGGAAAATGTTTTGCAGTGGCGATCACGCCTGCGGCCTGCATCCCTTTAATGAAAGCAACTCCTTTTGCGGCTACATTATCTTTATCCTCACCAAACGAACGGAAGTTGATCACCGGGTTTTTTGGGTTGCTGTTGATGTCGATGACCGGAGCAAAATTCATCATGATTCCCGCCCGATGACATTGTTTGCCAATTTGATATCCAACTTTGTAAATCAGTTCATCATCCTGTACCGCCCCCAGGGTAATGTGTTTGGGAAAAGGGGTTACGCTATCGAGTCGCATGGCCAGTCCCCATTCTGCGTCAATACTGATGAGCAGAGGTGTTTTTGCGAGGTGCTGCCAGTGGTTGATCAATTCGGCCTGTCGTACCGGGCTACCCTGAAAAAATGTTAATCCTCCAATGTTGTAATTAATAATCAACCGGCTGATACTGTCGTAAAACAACCGGTCCTTATTGGAATAGGTGCGGATCATGAAAAGTTGAGCAACCCTTTCGTCAAACGATAGCGAGTTAAATACTGAGTCCACCCATCGCATTTCATCTTTTTTTACATCGCTGATCTCTGTTCGGTTTACCGGGTTGTCCTCTTGAGGGTAAGCAGGAGTGGTACCAGGCACGAAAATCAGAAATACAAATAACCTAGAGAGAATTCTCATGTTCATAACAGTTTTAGCCATATCAGTTGATCTTCATACAGGGTAAAAAGCAAAAAAAATACTAACAAAAACGGCGTCAAAGATAATCTGACGCCGTTAATCGCAGAAGTTTAGGATGAAATTAATCCAGTTGAATCCAATCTAAACTAAAAACTATTCAGTCACAAGCGGGGATATTGTCGATTCATCATGAAAAAAAAGTAAAAAGACATTGCCGGAAATGAATGAAAAATAATGCACCTGCAATATTACTTTCCGAAAATTGTCACCACTTCGTATGCAACTCGTTGATTATAAGTGAATGCAATGTTACGATAATTCACCAGGTCAACAATAGTTCCAATAAAACAAAGTCCTGCAGTAAAAAAATAGAGAATCCCCATGCCAATCTGGTCGGTGAGGAAGCGTTGGATTCCTGCAAAGCCTAAAAATCCGAGTAGTGT is a window of Bacteroidales bacterium DNA encoding:
- a CDS encoding serine hydrolase → MRILSRLFVFLIFVPGTTPAYPQEDNPVNRTEISDVKKDEMRWVDSVFNSLSFDERVAQLFMIRTYSNKDRLFYDSISRLIINYNIGGLTFFQGSPVRQAELINHWQHLAKTPLLISIDAEWGLAMRLDSVTPFPKHITLGAVQDDELIYKVGYQIGKQCHRAGIMMNFAPVIDINSNPKNPVINFRSFGEDKDNVAAKGVAFIKGMQAAGVIATAKHFPGHGDTDSDSHYTLPLLNHTFEQIDTTDVHPFRVAIENNVGAIMIAHLFIPAIDNTKNLATSLSPKAVNNLLKTRMAFEGLSITDALDMEGVTNYHKSGDIELMALLAGNDILLLPLNIPLALQKIRQAVADGKIDEEEINQRCRKVLTYKYQAGLADEIPVDLKNLSADLNTRNNDLVIRQVFEKAITIVKNDADLIPLTHLDTLKIASLVIGSSKISPFQERLEFYAPIDHFNLPSDPDKSSTDELLSKLEDYNLVIVGIENTSNYLSRNYGIKKSALEVIDKLKNHQGKLILDIFGSPYSLLYFNDHQWIDAIVLSYEDQPAAKDISAQIIFGAISGGGRLPVTASPSFRAGAGIDTHSIGRLKYTIPEEIGIPSSKLDTISRLIEQGIKKGAFPGCQVLFAKDGKVFYYKSFGYHTYEKLQPVKTDDLYDLASITKIAATTPAIMYLSDKGVFDIDMQLSGYLPYLINTNKEALVIREILAHQAMLKPWIPFYKNTIVDFKPDSTIYSNTLQPGYSTQVASEFYIHDNYRTILFDTIVKSALLKKKEFKYSDLGLILIYDAIEGITGQPFEDFSMNTFFKPMGLTTMGFNPAKRFPLHRITPTEWDTVFRKQLVHGFVHDPAAAMLGGVAGHSGLFADANDLAVIMQMFLQNGYYGGRQYIAPKTVKEFTRTQYPGESNRRGLGFDKPLPKYDSSGPTCQGATNQSYGHSGFTGTYAWADPSNGLLYIFLSNRVHPDANNRKISQLNLRTKLHQLMYDLLNENRSSAF
- a CDS encoding TM2 domain-containing protein; the encoded protein is MNTLLKYLPEVEGDEMFYLNDLLKNYTEDQIRDFSFMYRSRRRDPKIILLTTLLGFLGFAGIQRFLTDQIGMGILYFFTAGLCFIGTIVDLVNYRNIAFTYNQRVAYEVVTIFGK